In the Clostridium beijerinckii genome, one interval contains:
- a CDS encoding sigma 54-interacting transcriptional regulator produces MNNKPLFKNYISNLEVILDNMFNAIIAVDSNSKIFFINEAASILFDIDSKGGLGKNINEIMPDPDIEYFLSTKKEEIKRPIVVNELNLILSIIPFGENTNTQGSMLIFSNVTNYSQLIHKLEEERDSKEILNTVIETAYDGMIIIDKQGIVTMISNAYTEFLGIKREDAIGRHVNEVIENTRMPIVLETGKEEVAQLHKIKGSYMIASRIPIVKNGEIIGVVGKVLFRNVKELNSLYKRISVIEKELATYKSRFREFNKANYSLENIIGESEPIVMAKAIVEKAAHTNSNVLILGESGTGKEIFAHAIHSESNRHEGPFVKVNCAAIPSDLLESELFGYEAGAFTGAKKEGKIGKFEIANEGTIFLDEIGDMPLHMQVKLLRVIQEREVEKVGGVASKKINIRIIAATNRNLERLVEEGKFREDLYYRLNVVTIEIPPLRERGNDIILISNHLIKKLSVDLDKKVRGISKEAEQYLKTYEWKGNVRELENILERAINIMENSEIIQVKDLPKEITGKKVSMVTKKLQDILAESEKNAIILALRAADGNKSKAAKILDIGRTSLYEKIEKYKIQT; encoded by the coding sequence ATGAACAACAAACCATTATTCAAAAATTATATTAGTAACCTTGAAGTAATATTAGATAATATGTTTAATGCAATAATTGCAGTTGATAGTAACAGCAAAATATTTTTTATTAATGAAGCAGCTAGTATTCTTTTTGATATAGATAGTAAAGGTGGTTTAGGCAAGAATATTAATGAAATAATGCCAGATCCAGATATAGAATACTTTCTGTCAACTAAAAAAGAGGAAATTAAAAGGCCAATAGTAGTTAATGAATTGAATTTAATTTTGAGTATCATACCTTTTGGAGAAAATACTAATACACAAGGATCAATGCTGATTTTTAGTAATGTAACAAATTATAGTCAGTTAATTCATAAGCTTGAGGAAGAGAGGGATAGCAAAGAAATACTAAATACTGTAATTGAAACCGCTTATGATGGAATGATTATCATTGATAAGCAGGGGATAGTTACTATGATCAGTAATGCCTATACAGAATTTTTAGGGATTAAGAGGGAGGATGCTATCGGCAGGCATGTAAATGAAGTGATAGAAAATACTAGAATGCCAATAGTATTAGAAACTGGAAAAGAAGAAGTAGCACAACTTCATAAGATAAAAGGAAGCTATATGATAGCCTCAAGAATACCAATAGTAAAAAATGGAGAAATTATTGGGGTAGTGGGTAAGGTCTTATTTAGAAATGTAAAAGAATTAAATAGCCTTTATAAACGAATAAGCGTTATAGAAAAGGAATTAGCTACTTATAAATCAAGGTTTAGAGAATTCAATAAAGCAAATTATTCGCTTGAAAATATTATAGGTGAGAGTGAACCTATTGTTATGGCTAAAGCCATAGTTGAAAAAGCAGCTCATACAAATTCAAATGTTCTAATTTTAGGGGAAAGCGGGACAGGTAAAGAAATCTTTGCACATGCAATACATTCGGAAAGTAATAGACATGAAGGGCCATTTGTTAAAGTTAATTGTGCAGCAATTCCAAGTGATTTACTTGAATCAGAATTATTTGGCTACGAAGCAGGAGCTTTTACAGGTGCCAAAAAAGAAGGTAAGATAGGAAAATTCGAGATTGCAAATGAAGGTACTATATTTCTAGATGAGATTGGAGATATGCCTCTCCATATGCAGGTAAAGCTATTAAGAGTTATTCAAGAAAGAGAAGTTGAAAAGGTTGGTGGCGTAGCTAGTAAAAAGATTAATATTAGAATAATTGCTGCAACAAATAGAAATCTTGAAAGATTAGTTGAAGAAGGTAAGTTTCGTGAAGATTTATATTATAGACTTAATGTCGTAACAATTGAAATTCCACCTTTAAGAGAAAGAGGAAATGATATAATACTTATTTCTAATCATTTAATAAAAAAGCTTTCAGTTGATTTAGATAAGAAGGTTAGAGGAATCTCTAAGGAGGCTGAACAATATCTTAAAACCTATGAATGGAAGGGTAATGTAAGGGAATTAGAAAATATATTAGAGCGGGCTATAAACATTATGGAGAATAGTGAGATTATTCAAGTGAAAGATTTACCGAAAGAGATCACAGGGAAAAAGGTTTCAATGGTTACTAAGAAGCTTCAAGATATTCTCGCGGAAAGTGAAAAAAATGCTATTATTCTTGCCCTTAGGGCTGCGGATGGTAATAAAAGTAAGGCGGCAAAAATTCTTGATATAGGGCGTACTAGTTTATATGAGAAAATAGAAAAATATAAAATACAGACATAG
- a CDS encoding glycoside hydrolase family 18 protein → MTTNVNPNKLTHINYAFGSIMNSSIFIPDAQNLMNLVSLKSQNPKLAVILSIGGWGAEGFSDAAYSESSRNSFANSCLDIVNNYGIDGIDLDWEYPVSGSCNLIKCTPKDKGNFTLLLKSIRNKIGTNKILSIAAGADKFYINNVEINEIVNICDYINLMTYDFGYNAHNANLYPTSSPYGSGFSCDESVNIFLRAGVPAMKINLGIPFYGYYGHEYLSYGNLLENYINKNGWTRYWDYEAKAAYLKNYDSFITYEDEESIDYKVKYIKSKGLGGAMFWEYNQDYNDILLNKLWTGLNE, encoded by the coding sequence ATTACCACTAATGTAAATCCAAACAAATTGACCCATATTAATTATGCTTTTGGAAGTATTATGAACAGTTCAATTTTCATTCCTGATGCTCAAAATTTAATGAATTTGGTATCATTAAAATCTCAAAATCCTAAATTAGCAGTTATCCTTTCAATAGGTGGCTGGGGAGCTGAAGGTTTTTCCGATGCAGCCTATTCAGAGTCATCACGGAATAGTTTTGCAAATAGCTGTCTGGATATCGTAAATAACTATGGTATAGATGGAATAGACCTTGATTGGGAATATCCTGTTAGCGGCTCTTGTAACCTAATTAAATGTACTCCTAAAGATAAAGGAAATTTCACGCTTTTACTTAAATCTATACGTAACAAAATTGGAACGAATAAAATACTCAGTATTGCAGCTGGAGCAGATAAATTTTACATTAATAATGTTGAAATTAATGAAATAGTAAATATCTGCGATTATATAAATTTAATGACTTATGACTTTGGTTATAATGCTCATAATGCAAATCTTTATCCAACTTCTTCCCCCTATGGATCAGGTTTTAGCTGTGATGAGTCAGTAAACATATTTTTGCGGGCAGGTGTTCCAGCTATGAAAATTAATTTAGGCATTCCTTTTTATGGGTATTATGGTCATGAATATCTTTCATATGGAAATCTACTTGAAAATTATATAAATAAAAATGGTTGGACTAGATACTGGGATTATGAAGCAAAAGCTGCTTATTTAAAAAATTATGATTCATTTATTACTTATGAGGATGAAGAATCAATTGACTATAAAGTTAAATATATAAAATCAAAAGGCCTCGGTGGCGCAATGTTTTGGGAATATAATCAAGATTACAATGATATTCTTCTAAATAAATTATGGACAGGTTTAAACGAATAA
- a CDS encoding flavodoxin family protein, translating into MKVVAFNGSPKKNGNTYEAIKAVAEELKKENIDVEIVHVGNKVIRGCMACGGCARNMNEKCVMQNDEVNDWIQKMKEADGIILGSPVHYSAIAGTMKSFLDRAFYVTSVNNGMLRHKVGASVVAVRRSGGVPTFTQLNNYLNYSEMLMPTSNYWNVVHGTAPGEAVQDEEGMQIMRVLGKNMAWLLKLADSGKANVEESKGEEKIFTNFIR; encoded by the coding sequence ATGAAAGTAGTTGCTTTTAATGGGAGTCCTAAAAAGAATGGAAATACTTACGAGGCAATAAAAGCTGTAGCAGAAGAATTAAAGAAAGAGAATATAGATGTAGAAATAGTTCATGTTGGAAATAAGGTTATACGTGGATGTATGGCTTGTGGCGGATGTGCCAGAAATATGAACGAAAAGTGTGTTATGCAGAATGATGAAGTTAACGATTGGATTCAAAAGATGAAAGAAGCTGATGGAATCATTCTAGGCTCTCCAGTGCATTATTCTGCCATAGCAGGAACTATGAAATCATTTTTAGATCGTGCGTTTTATGTTACATCTGTAAATAATGGCATGCTTAGACACAAAGTAGGTGCAAGTGTTGTCGCAGTTAGAAGGTCTGGTGGAGTTCCAACATTTACTCAGTTAAATAATTATCTTAATTATTCTGAGATGTTAATGCCAACATCAAACTATTGGAACGTAGTTCACGGTACAGCACCAGGAGAAGCAGTTCAGGATGAAGAAGGAATGCAGATAATGAGAGTTTTAGGAAAGAACATGGCATGGTTATTAAAACTTGCTGATTCTGGGAAAGCTAATGTAGAAGAAAGTAAAGGTGAAGAGAAAATATTTACTAACTTTATTAGATAG
- a CDS encoding winged helix-turn-helix transcriptional regulator, which produces MVNYNGRSYVCLLDFAMDFIRGKWKAVLLCHLYNEPKRFLELQRMTEGISQKVLNEKLKELENDELVCKKVYAEIPPKVEYSLTNKGKELTSIIKQIESWSVKHYPELDNKCV; this is translated from the coding sequence ATGGTAAATTATAACGGAAGAAGTTATGTGTGCTTATTAGATTTTGCAATGGATTTTATAAGAGGAAAATGGAAGGCAGTTTTATTATGTCATTTATATAATGAACCAAAAAGATTCCTAGAACTTCAACGAATGACTGAAGGAATAAGTCAAAAAGTGTTAAATGAAAAACTTAAAGAATTAGAAAATGATGAACTTGTATGTAAAAAGGTTTATGCAGAAATTCCACCAAAAGTTGAATACTCCCTCACTAATAAAGGAAAAGAGCTTACTAGTATTATTAAGCAAATTGAGTCTTGGTCGGTTAAACACTACCCTGAATTAGATAATAAATGTGTTTAA
- a CDS encoding methyl-accepting chemotaxis protein, whose translation MIWFKNLKISHKLISTFIFISILVCIVGFIGLYNMNIINNNATSMHDYNLASINNLTTLKQNISDIRSDLLKLAYQRNVSEKDTVKKDIKDLIDENNDLIKIYESTLISESEKPAFSNLKENFNKYVDLSNSIIKYVDENNFSEADENYSKVTETRKNIYLSMDELIKNNVNQADASYSENNSTFKRSLYITISIILISLLLAVILGLSISFMISKQVKRVLIFAEAIGSGDLTKTITVDSKDEIGNLSMALNNAKENIQNLIVEIMNSSSDISATSEELSATTEEIASKMEIVNESTEHISKGVQDLSATTEEVTASTEEISSAINSIAKDAENSLASVNEIKERAYNIRNKSSKSIEESNLIYDKNRLNILESIENSKIVSEVRIMANSIGSIAEQTNLLALNAAIEAARAGEHGKGFAVVADEVRKLAEQSSNAVYNIQTMVSQVEASVESLSKSGQDVLEFMADNVKPNYELLMNTGIEYEKDSEFISNIIDKSATSSKQMDEVIMQISGAIQNVSSVAQESASNTEEILNSITEVTFALSDVTKSAQSQAELSQKLNEMIQRFKI comes from the coding sequence ATGATTTGGTTTAAAAATTTAAAAATATCGCATAAACTTATTTCTACTTTTATTTTTATTTCAATTTTGGTATGTATTGTTGGTTTTATTGGATTATATAATATGAATATAATTAATAACAATGCAACTTCCATGCATGATTATAACTTGGCCTCAATAAATAACTTAACTACTTTAAAGCAAAATATTTCTGATATACGTTCAGATTTGCTAAAACTTGCTTATCAAAGAAATGTCAGCGAAAAAGATACAGTAAAAAAAGACATTAAAGACTTAATTGACGAGAATAATGACCTTATAAAAATATATGAAAGCACTTTAATCTCTGAATCTGAGAAACCTGCATTCTCAAACCTTAAAGAAAACTTTAATAAATATGTTGATTTATCTAACTCAATAATAAAATACGTAGATGAGAATAATTTTAGTGAAGCTGATGAAAATTATTCTAAAGTTACCGAAACCAGAAAAAATATATATTTGAGCATGGATGAATTAATAAAAAATAATGTTAACCAAGCCGATGCTTCTTATTCTGAAAATAACTCAACTTTTAAAAGATCTTTATACATAACAATCTCAATAATACTTATTAGTTTACTACTAGCTGTTATTTTAGGTTTATCAATTTCATTTATGATTTCAAAACAAGTAAAAAGAGTTTTAATCTTTGCTGAAGCTATTGGTAGTGGTGATTTAACTAAAACTATAACTGTTGACTCTAAAGACGAAATAGGTAATCTTTCAATGGCATTAAACAATGCAAAAGAAAATATACAGAATTTAATTGTTGAAATAATGAACAGCTCAAGTGATATAAGCGCCACAAGCGAAGAACTTTCTGCTACTACTGAAGAAATTGCTTCTAAAATGGAAATTGTGAATGAATCCACAGAGCATATATCTAAAGGTGTTCAAGATTTAAGTGCTACTACAGAAGAAGTAACTGCATCAACAGAAGAAATAAGTAGCGCCATAAATTCCATTGCTAAAGATGCAGAAAATTCATTAGCATCAGTAAATGAAATAAAAGAACGTGCTTATAATATTAGAAATAAATCTTCAAAAAGTATTGAAGAAAGTAATTTAATTTATGATAAAAATCGTTTAAACATTTTAGAATCAATTGAAAATTCTAAAATAGTGTCAGAAGTTAGAATAATGGCAAATTCTATTGGAAGTATAGCAGAGCAGACAAATTTATTGGCTCTAAATGCTGCTATTGAAGCCGCTAGAGCTGGTGAACATGGAAAAGGTTTTGCAGTAGTTGCTGACGAAGTTAGAAAACTTGCTGAACAATCTTCCAATGCAGTTTATAATATTCAAACCATGGTATCACAAGTTGAAGCTTCTGTGGAAAGTCTATCAAAAAGTGGACAAGATGTTCTTGAATTTATGGCTGACAATGTTAAACCTAATTATGAACTCCTTATGAATACAGGAATTGAATATGAAAAGGATTCTGAATTTATAAGTAATATTATAGATAAATCTGCCACTTCTTCAAAACAAATGGATGAAGTTATAATGCAGATAAGCGGTGCAATACAAAATGTATCTTCAGTAGCTCAAGAATCTGCCTCAAATACAGAAGAAATATTAAATAGCATTACTGAAGTTACCTTTGCTCTTTCGGATGTTACAAAATCTGCTCAAAGCCAAGCTGAACTTTCACAAAAACTTAATGAAATGATTCAAAGATTTAAGATATAA
- a CDS encoding Crp/Fnr family transcriptional regulator, whose translation MKKILDNKLLNYYIKKHNIQSIFDDTILKHFQLHFYEKEEYIMKSEEKLEYYYLIVDGKIKVFYPFENGKSMLLKFYRDFNTVGDLELLKNIPILCNIIAVEDTYLIGIPSDILRENYFDNTKFLHHLVESLSEKLYVTINNSSYNFVYPLINRLSSYLMEHIIDESYIILNSSYLEIAEFLGTTYRHLNRTFKELESQGIIKCENKKINILDMKKLNELSKNIYVKSL comes from the coding sequence ATGAAAAAAATTTTAGATAATAAACTTTTAAATTATTATATTAAAAAGCATAACATACAAAGCATATTTGATGACACGATACTAAAACATTTTCAGCTTCATTTCTATGAAAAAGAAGAATATATAATGAAGTCAGAAGAAAAACTTGAATATTATTATCTAATTGTAGATGGGAAAATTAAAGTGTTTTATCCTTTTGAAAATGGTAAATCAATGCTATTAAAATTTTATAGAGATTTTAATACTGTAGGAGATTTAGAACTTTTAAAAAACATTCCTATACTTTGCAATATTATTGCAGTAGAAGATACTTATTTAATAGGAATTCCATCAGATATATTAAGAGAAAACTATTTCGATAATACAAAGTTTTTACATCATTTAGTAGAGTCTTTAAGTGAAAAACTTTATGTAACTATTAATAATAGCTCATATAATTTTGTGTATCCACTTATTAATAGGTTATCTAGTTATTTGATGGAACATATAATAGATGAAAGTTACATAATTTTAAATTCATCTTATTTAGAGATTGCTGAATTTTTAGGAACGACTTACAGGCATTTAAATAGAACGTTTAAAGAATTGGAATCACAGGGAATCATAAAGTGTGAAAATAAGAAGATAAATATACTAGATATGAAAAAATTAAATGAGCTTTCAAAAAACATTTATGTGAAATCTCTTTAA
- a CDS encoding YjjG family noncanonical pyrimidine nucleotidase: MNYEVILFDADDTLFDFKKSEREAFKNTILEFNINYDENYHLKIYHDINTAIWKEFEQGLITQEKLKVERFKRLADKLKISFDEIEFAKSYMKNLSNCSFLFDGSLELVEHLIKNYKLSIITNGLTAVQENRIRKSTISKYFEDVVISEEISISKPNPEIFGHALKNIRHTNKNTVLMVGDSLTSDIQGGINFGIDTCWYNPNKLENNSNISPKYEISTFEELNHLLLNS; encoded by the coding sequence ATGAACTATGAAGTTATACTATTTGATGCAGACGATACCTTATTTGATTTCAAAAAATCTGAAAGAGAGGCTTTCAAAAACACTATACTCGAATTTAATATCAATTACGATGAAAATTACCACTTAAAAATATATCACGATATAAATACTGCTATATGGAAAGAGTTTGAACAAGGCTTAATTACTCAGGAAAAACTCAAGGTAGAAAGATTTAAAAGACTTGCGGATAAACTTAAAATTTCTTTTGATGAGATTGAATTTGCTAAATCATATATGAAAAACTTGTCTAACTGCTCCTTTTTATTTGATGGCAGCCTAGAGCTTGTAGAGCATTTGATTAAAAACTATAAACTCTCAATAATTACTAATGGTCTCACAGCTGTACAAGAAAATAGAATTAGAAAATCAACTATATCAAAATATTTTGAAGATGTAGTGATATCTGAGGAAATCTCCATCTCAAAACCTAATCCAGAAATATTTGGACATGCTTTAAAAAACATACGCCACACTAATAAAAACACAGTACTTATGGTTGGAGATAGTTTAACTTCCGATATACAGGGTGGAATCAATTTCGGTATAGATACCTGTTGGTACAATCCAAATAAACTTGAGAATAATTCAAATATATCACCTAAGTATGAAATTTCTACCTTTGAAGAGCTTAATCATTTACTCCTTAATTCTTAG
- a CDS encoding cell wall-binding protein gives MVKRLIISSLLAISVIGIIPVSASATWKQDKYKHSYWVENGVKAKGWKQINGDWYYFKEDGSITNQWMEYNGNWYYFWTNGVMASNSWLKNNGMWYYFDGSGKLVQDSIIIGDKKYDFTTLTFIFSKYLTTGQNINIVGADNKNISDSQNTANNQVNQSSENNATSKN, from the coding sequence ATGGTAAAAAGGTTAATAATATCATCATTACTGGCCATATCAGTGATAGGGATTATTCCAGTATCAGCTTCTGCGACTTGGAAGCAAGATAAATATAAACATTCTTATTGGGTAGAGAATGGTGTAAAAGCTAAAGGATGGAAACAAATCAATGGAGACTGGTATTATTTTAAGGAAGATGGTTCAATAACAAACCAATGGATGGAGTATAATGGAAATTGGTATTATTTTTGGACAAATGGAGTTATGGCATCAAATTCCTGGTTGAAGAATAACGGAATGTGGTATTACTTTGATGGAAGTGGAAAATTAGTGCAAGATTCAATTATTATTGGAGATAAAAAATATGATTTTACTACTTTAACATTTATATTCTCAAAATACTTAACTACTGGTCAAAATATAAATATTGTTGGTGCAGACAATAAAAATATTTCAGATAGTCAAAACACAGCAAATAATCAAGTAAATCAATCATCTGAAAACAATGCAACAAGTAAGAATTAA
- a CDS encoding magnesium transporter gives MEKITNFFVSKIIHKEIHNISGQIIGKLNDLILDFSQEKPTVVYIQITNWKKSFYLSADALDIFKDEKEKYHIKINSESLTIKFPGEDDIFLVRDFLDKQIVDINGKKVERVNDVRLGNINSKWQLVAVDIGTRGLLRRLGVEYPFIIFTEALKYRLRNKLIIWDDVQTLSTGVNNLQLQMPASKIETLHAADLADIIEDLDTKSRDILFHSLNNQKAAEVLEEIETDVQVNLLKSMSDEKASDILEIMPSDEIADILEEMDEDRVEKLLTHMDEESQDEIRELMEYEKETVGSIMSKDFLTFLPDVTVSDVFKWIQGNAPDEDESYYIYITNDKDNLIGVTSLFSLITSKPDTKLYNIMTTRPESLRDTDEIEDAIGLMHKYNLVSIPVIDEDNNLVGVVSLNDSIHEHSRLRRVAL, from the coding sequence ATGGAAAAAATAACAAATTTCTTTGTAAGTAAAATTATTCATAAAGAAATTCATAATATTTCTGGCCAAATAATTGGTAAACTAAATGACCTTATTCTTGATTTTAGTCAAGAAAAACCAACTGTAGTATATATACAAATTACAAATTGGAAAAAATCTTTTTATCTATCTGCTGATGCGCTAGATATATTCAAAGATGAAAAAGAAAAGTATCATATTAAAATTAATAGCGAGAGCCTTACAATAAAGTTTCCTGGTGAAGATGATATTTTTTTAGTAAGAGATTTCTTAGATAAACAAATAGTAGACATAAACGGCAAAAAAGTAGAACGTGTAAATGATGTACGACTTGGAAATATAAATTCCAAATGGCAGCTTGTTGCCGTTGATATAGGAACTAGAGGATTACTCAGGCGTCTTGGTGTAGAATATCCTTTTATAATATTTACAGAAGCTTTAAAGTATAGATTAAGAAACAAGTTAATTATATGGGATGATGTGCAAACTTTGTCTACTGGGGTTAACAATCTACAACTTCAAATGCCAGCAAGCAAAATTGAAACTCTACACGCAGCAGATTTAGCAGATATAATCGAAGATCTTGATACCAAAAGCAGAGATATATTGTTTCACAGCTTAAACAATCAAAAAGCTGCTGAAGTTCTCGAGGAAATCGAAACTGATGTTCAAGTAAATTTATTAAAATCTATGTCTGATGAAAAAGCTTCTGATATACTTGAGATTATGCCTTCTGATGAAATAGCTGATATTTTAGAAGAGATGGATGAAGATAGAGTTGAAAAACTATTAACACACATGGACGAAGAAAGTCAGGATGAAATTAGAGAGCTTATGGAATACGAAAAAGAAACTGTAGGAAGTATTATGTCAAAAGATTTTCTAACCTTCTTACCTGATGTAACTGTAAGTGATGTATTTAAGTGGATTCAAGGAAATGCGCCTGATGAAGATGAAAGTTATTATATATATATAACAAATGATAAAGATAATCTTATTGGGGTTACTTCTTTATTCTCACTTATTACTTCAAAACCAGATACAAAACTTTATAATATAATGACAACTAGACCTGAAAGTTTAAGGGATACGGATGAAATAGAAGATGCTATAGGCTTAATGCATAAGTATAATCTTGTTTCAATTCCTGTTATTGACGAAGATAATAATTTAGTTGGTGTAGTATCATTAAATGACAGTATCCATGAACATTCACGCTTAAGGAGGGTTGCACTATGA